The Oceanithermus desulfurans genome has a window encoding:
- a CDS encoding MFS transporter, with protein sequence MNGSPGGLRLLAAVGALGGKFRLFWGPYGVLSLSDGFRRIAVLLWVYEVSGQSGWAVAAIMLAEVIPRLVTAPFVGVFVDRAGPGRAIKLAAFALAGVSLTQAGVALAHQGVVVMIALVALAALAELVSATASESLLPRIVAQEKLQTANAVLMSTYQAALIVGPPLGAFMYERLGRASVFLADAAVLFAAALLLLRLPSRFAATASEEAPHFWSQMVEGFRYLIGHPVLLLLASTSFLVAFSAGINSTAMVFFMESLGRKAADVAWLGSANGLFQLLAGGFVVAFARRIPSSSWLLGAGLAVLTLGAAGQAAATGFLWLIVAVLVGSAGNNPFNIAYSTLLQTLTKTSHLGRVKALTGALVSVTFLLGAGAAGALLAVYPARALLVLSATAIATALALYLLVLRRRLGDA encoded by the coding sequence ATGAACGGCTCGCCGGGCGGCCTTCGCCTCCTGGCGGCGGTGGGCGCGCTGGGCGGTAAGTTCCGCCTCTTCTGGGGCCCTTACGGCGTCCTCTCCCTGAGCGACGGCTTTCGGCGCATCGCGGTGCTGCTGTGGGTCTACGAGGTCAGCGGCCAGAGCGGCTGGGCGGTGGCGGCGATCATGCTGGCCGAGGTGATCCCGCGCCTGGTGACGGCTCCCTTCGTGGGCGTCTTCGTCGACCGCGCGGGGCCGGGCCGGGCCATCAAGCTGGCGGCCTTCGCGCTCGCTGGCGTCAGCCTGACGCAGGCGGGCGTGGCCCTGGCCCACCAGGGGGTGGTGGTCATGATCGCTTTGGTGGCCCTCGCGGCCCTGGCCGAGCTGGTTTCCGCGACCGCGTCGGAGTCGCTGCTTCCGCGCATCGTGGCGCAGGAGAAGCTGCAAACGGCCAACGCGGTGCTGATGAGCACCTACCAGGCGGCCCTGATCGTCGGCCCGCCGCTGGGCGCTTTCATGTACGAGCGGCTGGGCCGGGCCTCGGTGTTCCTGGCCGACGCCGCCGTCCTCTTCGCGGCGGCGTTGCTGTTGCTGCGCCTCCCCTCCCGCTTTGCCGCCACGGCAAGCGAAGAGGCGCCCCACTTCTGGTCGCAGATGGTCGAAGGCTTCCGCTACCTGATCGGCCACCCCGTCTTGCTGCTGCTGGCGTCCACCAGCTTCCTGGTGGCGTTCTCGGCGGGCATCAACAGCACCGCGATGGTGTTTTTCATGGAGTCGCTGGGGCGGAAGGCGGCCGACGTCGCCTGGCTGGGGTCGGCCAACGGGCTTTTCCAGCTGCTCGCGGGCGGCTTCGTGGTGGCGTTCGCGCGGCGGATCCCCAGCTCTTCCTGGCTCCTGGGCGCGGGGCTGGCCGTCCTGACGCTGGGGGCGGCGGGGCAGGCGGCGGCCACGGGGTTCCTCTGGCTGATCGTGGCGGTGCTCGTCGGCTCCGCCGGCAACAACCCCTTCAACATCGCCTACAGCACCCTCTTGCAGACGCTCACCAAGACCAGCCACCTGGGGCGGGTCAAAGCCCTGACAGGCGCCCTGGTGAGCGTCACCTTCCTGCTGGGCGCGGGGGCGGCCGGGGCGCTGCTCGCGGTGTACCCGGCCCGGGCGCTGCTGGTGCTCTCGGCGACGGCCATTGCCACGGCGCTGGCCCTCTACCTGCTGGTGCTGCGCCGGCGCCTGGGCGACGCGTAG
- a CDS encoding LytR/AlgR family response regulator transcription factor produces MKVLIVDDERPARAELRWALEQSGPDLEVHEASEAAAALGLLHAGGFDAVFLDVNMPGLSGLQLAELLAELPRRPLVVFATAYAEHAARAFELEAADYLVKPYDEVRVGQTLERLRRRLAEAPAPDPAGPPRRLWVELENENLKPLELGAVAWFEAREKRVFAHAPGGPYRLRQTLKELEAWLPPEFVRVHKAAIVNLEHVAEVVPWFSGTYRIRLKDGATVRMSRRHAAGFWKAGGGR; encoded by the coding sequence GTGAAGGTCCTGATCGTCGACGACGAGCGCCCGGCGCGGGCCGAGCTGCGCTGGGCGCTGGAGCAGAGCGGCCCGGACCTGGAGGTGCACGAGGCCTCCGAGGCCGCGGCCGCTCTGGGGCTCCTGCATGCGGGCGGGTTCGACGCGGTCTTCCTCGACGTCAACATGCCCGGCCTCAGCGGCCTGCAGCTGGCCGAGCTGCTGGCCGAGCTGCCGCGGCGGCCGCTGGTGGTCTTCGCCACCGCCTACGCCGAACACGCCGCCCGCGCCTTCGAGCTCGAGGCCGCCGACTACCTGGTCAAGCCCTACGACGAGGTGCGGGTGGGGCAGACGCTCGAACGCCTGCGCCGCCGCCTGGCCGAAGCGCCCGCGCCCGACCCCGCCGGACCGCCACGGCGCCTCTGGGTGGAGCTGGAAAACGAAAACCTGAAGCCGCTGGAGCTGGGCGCGGTGGCCTGGTTCGAGGCCCGCGAGAAGCGGGTCTTCGCCCACGCTCCCGGCGGGCCCTACCGCCTGCGCCAGACCCTGAAGGAGCTGGAAGCCTGGCTGCCGCCCGAGTTCGTGCGCGTGCACAAGGCGGCCATCGTCAACCTGGAGCACGTGGCCGAGGTGGTGCCCTGGTTCTCGGGAACCTACCGCATCCGCCTCAAGGACGGCGCCACGGTGCGGATGTCGCGCCGTCACGCGGCGGGGTTCTGGAAGGCGGGCGGAGGGCGCTGA
- a CDS encoding bifunctional diguanylate cyclase/phosphodiesterase produces MRTFEVQRRLIGTLLEPLPLEERLARALAQLCRNPWPGLAPRAAVFLQEGGRLRLAAAYGLEPEERARCDAAGPGPCACGPASEPLTLPIPAGGASVGALNLCLAPEEELSAATRGFLEETARLVGLVVRHEQTAGAHRRADRARRVLLRALEAALEAESWSGFARSLTETLVEAGGYPLAAVWTRGRGAALDFVAGAGDALEYARSIKVTLDDAPTGRGPGGRALKEGRPVVLQNALEDPSFAPWRSTAERYGLRANAAFPFAVEGRPLGVLSVYAGEADAFEGEELEMLERVAQLLGEVKVRLETGERLELFRAVIEQIPESILITDTEGRIEFANRSFVAETGYALEEALGRNPRILKSDRHSPSFYRSLWQALKAGRTFRATFVNRRKTGELYPSDRLIAPVRARGRVHYVAFGRDTGAEERTKAELTAVLDALPQPVIMVDLAGRLLRFNRAAARVFELKDEHRGRPVPLLHPQGPEGFMKRLEQLRRGGEVPPLPFQWQGRSFRVHPQPVRGLGPEPAGVVAVFVDVTDLEKEAAFRHALLRLMQHVVEAEDPYKLVLDFALEQVPGADASSLMIREESGDLLFVALRGHPPDLLHQRLPSHAQWPIPKNKVGVFRLSPEAHQRSKARHPRLYAAANTAEIREVLYVPIALEGQEELVLNLDAFRTDAFSERDLERMDLLAGTLGFFLGWKKQKDQAAYLAYHDALTGLPNRRFFVELGSKLIARADRGEPAALLMVDVDRLKTYNDTLGHPAGDELLKEVARRLKAALFDGDVVLRLGGDEFAAVLRGCDAAGAEKATRRILEAMAAPVQVEGRVLQPSITLGVAVAPGDGTRLPELLHKADLALLRAREEGRALAFFDAGLEAARSAERELEIELKSALTGGGLDLVVQPILDLRDGRYAHFEVLLRWKEPPARFIALAERVGLGPALDAYVLDRAEALARRLGRPVFVNLLPSTLAVGVPQRPDPRWVGFEVTEHGVLKPEAHAHARELAAEGFALALDDFGTGYASLNLLYDFPLHLIKLDRGLILRALERDDAKARALLEGLVPAMSGMGLEVLAEGVEDERHLAYLASIGVRYAQGFGIARPAPPEAFGG; encoded by the coding sequence GTGCGAACGTTTGAAGTACAGCGCCGGCTCATCGGCACCCTCCTCGAACCGCTTCCCCTTGAAGAACGGCTGGCAAGGGCGCTGGCCCAGCTCTGCCGCAACCCCTGGCCGGGCCTGGCCCCGCGGGCGGCCGTCTTCTTGCAAGAGGGCGGCCGGCTGCGCCTGGCGGCGGCGTACGGGCTCGAGCCCGAGGAGCGCGCCCGCTGCGACGCGGCCGGGCCCGGCCCCTGCGCCTGCGGCCCCGCCAGCGAGCCCCTCACCCTCCCCATCCCCGCCGGCGGCGCGTCGGTGGGGGCGCTCAACCTCTGCCTCGCGCCCGAAGAGGAGCTGAGCGCCGCGACCCGCGGCTTCCTGGAGGAAACGGCCCGGCTCGTGGGGCTGGTGGTGCGGCACGAGCAGACGGCCGGGGCGCACCGCCGCGCCGATCGGGCGCGGCGGGTGCTGCTGCGGGCGCTCGAGGCCGCGCTGGAGGCGGAGAGCTGGTCCGGCTTCGCCCGCTCGCTGACGGAGACCCTGGTGGAAGCCGGCGGCTACCCGCTGGCCGCGGTGTGGACCCGCGGCCGCGGCGCGGCCCTCGACTTCGTGGCCGGGGCCGGCGACGCCCTGGAGTACGCGCGCAGCATCAAGGTCACCCTCGACGACGCGCCCACCGGCCGCGGGCCCGGCGGCCGGGCGCTGAAGGAGGGACGGCCCGTCGTCCTGCAGAACGCGCTGGAAGACCCCTCCTTCGCCCCCTGGCGCTCCACGGCCGAGCGCTACGGCCTGCGGGCCAACGCCGCCTTCCCCTTCGCGGTGGAGGGGCGTCCCCTGGGGGTGCTCTCGGTCTACGCCGGCGAGGCCGACGCCTTCGAGGGGGAGGAGCTGGAGATGCTGGAGCGGGTCGCCCAGCTTCTGGGCGAGGTAAAGGTTCGCCTCGAGACCGGCGAGCGGCTCGAGCTCTTCCGCGCCGTCATCGAGCAGATCCCCGAGTCCATCCTGATCACCGACACCGAGGGGCGCATCGAGTTCGCCAACCGCAGCTTCGTCGCCGAGACCGGCTACGCCCTCGAGGAGGCCCTGGGCCGCAACCCCCGAATCCTCAAGTCGGACCGCCACAGCCCGTCGTTCTACCGCAGCCTCTGGCAGGCGCTCAAGGCGGGGCGCACCTTCCGCGCCACCTTCGTCAACCGCCGCAAAACCGGGGAGCTCTACCCCTCCGACCGCCTGATCGCCCCGGTGCGGGCCCGCGGCCGGGTGCACTACGTCGCCTTCGGCCGCGACACCGGCGCGGAAGAGCGCACCAAGGCCGAGCTGACCGCGGTGCTCGACGCGCTGCCGCAGCCGGTGATCATGGTGGACCTCGCCGGCCGGCTGCTGCGCTTCAACCGGGCGGCAGCCCGGGTGTTCGAGCTCAAGGACGAGCACCGCGGCCGCCCGGTCCCGCTCCTTCACCCCCAGGGGCCCGAGGGGTTCATGAAGCGGCTCGAGCAGCTGCGGCGGGGCGGCGAGGTGCCGCCGCTGCCCTTCCAGTGGCAGGGGCGGAGCTTCCGCGTCCACCCCCAGCCGGTCCGGGGGCTGGGCCCGGAACCCGCGGGGGTCGTCGCCGTCTTCGTCGACGTCACCGACCTGGAGAAGGAGGCCGCCTTCCGCCACGCGCTGCTGCGGCTGATGCAGCACGTGGTCGAGGCCGAGGACCCCTACAAGCTGGTGCTCGACTTCGCGCTCGAGCAGGTGCCCGGGGCCGACGCCAGCAGCCTGATGATCCGTGAGGAGAGCGGCGACCTGCTCTTCGTCGCCCTGCGCGGCCACCCGCCCGATCTGCTGCACCAGCGGCTGCCCAGCCACGCGCAGTGGCCCATCCCCAAGAACAAGGTGGGCGTCTTCCGGCTCTCCCCCGAGGCCCACCAGCGCAGCAAGGCCCGCCACCCCCGGCTCTACGCCGCCGCGAACACCGCCGAGATCCGCGAGGTGCTCTACGTGCCCATCGCCCTGGAGGGGCAGGAGGAGCTCGTCCTCAACCTCGACGCCTTCCGCACGGACGCCTTCAGCGAGCGCGACCTCGAGCGCATGGACCTGCTCGCAGGGACGTTGGGCTTCTTCCTCGGCTGGAAGAAGCAGAAGGACCAGGCGGCCTACCTGGCCTACCACGACGCCCTGACCGGTCTCCCCAACCGCCGCTTCTTCGTGGAGCTCGGCTCCAAGCTGATCGCCCGCGCCGACCGCGGCGAGCCCGCGGCGCTGCTGATGGTGGACGTGGACCGGCTCAAGACCTACAACGACACCCTCGGCCACCCCGCGGGCGACGAGCTGCTCAAGGAGGTGGCCCGCCGGCTGAAAGCGGCGCTCTTCGACGGCGACGTGGTGCTGCGGCTGGGGGGCGACGAGTTCGCCGCGGTCCTCCGGGGCTGCGACGCCGCCGGCGCCGAGAAGGCGACCCGGCGCATCCTCGAGGCCATGGCCGCGCCCGTCCAGGTCGAGGGGCGGGTGCTGCAGCCCTCGATCACCCTGGGCGTCGCGGTGGCGCCCGGCGACGGCACCCGCCTGCCCGAGCTGCTGCACAAGGCCGACCTGGCGCTGCTGCGGGCCCGCGAGGAGGGGCGCGCCCTCGCCTTCTTCGACGCCGGGCTGGAAGCCGCCCGCAGCGCCGAGCGGGAGCTGGAGATCGAGCTCAAGTCGGCGCTGACCGGCGGCGGCCTCGACTTGGTCGTCCAGCCGATCCTCGACCTGCGCGACGGCCGCTACGCCCACTTCGAGGTCCTCCTGCGCTGGAAGGAACCGCCGGCGCGCTTCATCGCGCTGGCCGAGCGGGTGGGGCTCGGCCCCGCCCTCGACGCCTACGTCCTCGACCGGGCTGAGGCGCTGGCCCGCCGGCTGGGCCGGCCCGTCTTCGTCAACCTGCTGCCCTCCACGCTGGCCGTGGGCGTACCGCAGCGGCCCGATCCCCGCTGGGTGGGGTTCGAGGTCACCGAACACGGCGTCCTCAAGCCCGAAGCCCACGCCCACGCCCGCGAGCTCGCGGCCGAGGGCTTCGCGCTGGCGCTCGACGACTTCGGCACCGGCTACGCCAGCCTGAACCTGCTCTACGACTTCCCCCTGCACCTGATCAAGCTCGACCGCGGCCTGATCCTGCGGGCGCTCGAGCGGGACGACGCCAAGGCGCGGGCGCTGCTCGAGGGGCTGGTGCCCGCCATGTCGGGGATGGGGCTCGAGGTCCTGGCCGAAGGGGTGGAGGACGAACGCCACCTCGCCTACCTGGCCTCGATCGGCGTGCGCTACGCCCAGGGCTTCGGCATCGCCCGCCCGGCGCCGCCCGAGGCCTTCGGCGGCTGA
- a CDS encoding sensor histidine kinase, which translates to MSKGRVVTWVAPRGWVRAYAWLTSRSGAVFALAAATLAAWGYLGGLRRLFEHEPWSLRAFWPPGFDAYMLGLAVQEWTVPVGLVGLLTLWRPFRRTALGADGARDRLGAALALAGVQLVYFAYLWALERREVGHLTQGELVAAFAGLLLGPGWGLVLGVLSGLGASALNLLTWPPEPTSWADIGRWYVLYTSHFAALIWLGLAAGLLRRALGGGVALWALGGGGLVLAARFFTLLGEPVPAEGAGTLLPLGLAGAGLLGGLGLMLQALRLQEAERRAREGELALTQAELAALRAQINPHFLFNALNTIRYFVRTDPDQARALLLKLSEVFQRVLRSGAFVPLADELAYAEAYLALEQARLGERLRVEWSRPSGELLETRVPALVLEPLVENAVVHGLAPKPGGGTLRILVERWGDELVLQVRDDGVGFDTSRLGKETTSIALANIDARMRMLYGEERGLRIESEPGRGTRVELRLPLPAGYAEGTR; encoded by the coding sequence ATGTCCAAGGGGCGCGTCGTTACCTGGGTGGCTCCCCGCGGGTGGGTGCGGGCCTACGCCTGGCTGACCTCCCGCAGCGGGGCGGTCTTCGCACTGGCCGCGGCCACGCTGGCGGCCTGGGGTTACCTGGGCGGGCTGCGACGTCTCTTCGAGCACGAACCCTGGTCGCTCCGGGCGTTCTGGCCGCCGGGGTTCGACGCCTACATGCTGGGGCTCGCGGTCCAGGAATGGACGGTGCCTGTGGGGCTCGTGGGGCTGCTCACCCTCTGGCGGCCGTTCCGCCGCACCGCGCTGGGCGCGGACGGCGCCCGCGACCGCCTGGGGGCGGCGCTCGCACTGGCCGGGGTGCAGCTGGTCTACTTCGCCTACCTGTGGGCGCTCGAGCGCCGCGAGGTGGGCCACCTCACCCAGGGGGAGCTGGTCGCGGCCTTCGCCGGGCTGCTGCTGGGCCCCGGTTGGGGCCTGGTCCTCGGCGTCCTCTCCGGCCTCGGCGCCAGCGCCCTCAACCTGCTCACCTGGCCGCCCGAGCCCACCTCCTGGGCCGACATCGGCCGCTGGTACGTGCTCTACACCAGCCACTTCGCCGCGCTGATCTGGCTCGGCCTCGCCGCCGGGCTGCTGCGCCGGGCGCTGGGCGGCGGGGTGGCGCTGTGGGCGCTGGGCGGCGGCGGGCTGGTGCTCGCCGCGCGCTTCTTCACGCTGCTGGGCGAGCCGGTGCCCGCGGAGGGGGCGGGAACGCTGCTGCCGCTGGGGCTCGCGGGGGCGGGGCTGCTGGGAGGTCTGGGGTTGATGCTGCAGGCGCTGCGGCTGCAGGAGGCGGAGCGCCGCGCCCGCGAAGGCGAGCTGGCGCTCACCCAGGCGGAGCTCGCGGCGCTACGGGCCCAGATCAACCCCCACTTTCTCTTCAACGCCCTCAACACCATCCGCTACTTCGTGCGCACCGACCCCGACCAGGCGCGCGCCCTGCTCCTCAAGCTCTCCGAGGTCTTCCAGCGGGTGCTGCGCTCGGGGGCCTTCGTGCCGCTGGCCGACGAGCTCGCCTACGCCGAGGCCTACCTGGCGCTCGAGCAGGCGCGGCTGGGCGAGCGGCTGCGGGTTGAGTGGTCCAGGCCTTCCGGCGAGCTGCTGGAAACCCGGGTACCGGCGCTGGTACTGGAGCCGCTGGTCGAGAACGCCGTGGTGCACGGCCTGGCCCCCAAGCCCGGCGGCGGCACCCTGCGCATCCTGGTGGAGCGCTGGGGGGACGAGCTGGTGCTGCAGGTCCGCGACGACGGCGTGGGTTTCGATACCTCGCGGCTGGGAAAGGAAACCACCTCGATCGCCCTGGCCAACATCGACGCCCGCATGCGCATGCTCTACGGCGAGGAGCGCGGGCTGCGCATCGAGTCGGAGCCGGGCCGCGGCACCCGGGTGGAGCTGCGGCTGCCGCTGCCCGCCGGCTACGCGGAGGGAACGCGGTGA
- a CDS encoding ATP-binding protein, with translation MSRVELKLLGPPELLHRGRRVRLRSLKSYALLAYLALEGPTPRERLAALLWDTPSGRGNLRVEVHRLDRAIPGIFAERRGVLALADLDLDVAAFEAAARSADWPRAQALYRGLFLEGLEVEASPEFAEWTRYQRTRLQEAQRTVLAERARHAPPQEAVAHWLRLLAEDPLDAAACRGAMTAYLRLGKTDKALQLYREQAELLERELGLPPEAETRALAHLIRSGERPAPTGAPPFVGREPELGRLEQALAAGQAVFVTGEPGIGKTRLLLEFVRAKGVEPFLLRGRPGDAAVPYATLARALREYLEAGFDPEPWARRELARLLPELGEAPPEPNPARLLAAVAQALEPFKTPDRLWGIDDLQFVDPASLGLVTGLAHLVEDRAGIVTYRRGRLDPAAAAWIEDRLASGRAIELTLEPLRPEAVARMLGVDGERARALAAYTGGNPFFLSRLRHGDPQTADLQQLVARRLRQASAPARKLCQLAAVAGAVYAPALAAAALGLRPLALAEASDELEQLGLFRKGQPAHDLVVESVLAELSEATRRHLHLIVAEALERLPKAPPAAVALHFEQAGYPGRATPHHLAAARAAERVFAFREALAQYRQAIASAPPEAAPDVEVETLEARYRILLALLDWNDAEQLLRRAEELARAPEREALRPAIRLGWAGLHFNRWELDRAEAIANELLESGGLEPRLRAEALYIRAVAVQARGEHPRALEDVEAALEMHPDPAWAFHGWAHNTAAISHVALGELGAAEEHNRAALAHFRRWGNLAGEANAHRVFAEIAAAAGRYDEADRLHEQALEQARRSGHREVLGYVLASALLHHERLGRTERVHELAREGAELQGPYQEFFRQRLG, from the coding sequence ATGTCCAGGGTCGAGCTGAAGCTCCTGGGGCCTCCGGAGCTGCTGCACCGGGGCCGGCGCGTCCGGCTCCGCTCGCTGAAGTCGTACGCCCTGCTCGCCTATCTGGCGCTCGAGGGCCCCACGCCACGCGAGCGGCTGGCCGCACTGCTGTGGGACACCCCCAGCGGCCGGGGCAACCTGCGGGTGGAGGTGCACCGGCTGGACCGGGCGATCCCCGGGATTTTCGCTGAGCGGCGCGGGGTGCTCGCGCTGGCGGACCTCGACCTTGACGTCGCCGCCTTTGAGGCGGCCGCCCGCTCCGCCGACTGGCCCCGCGCGCAGGCGCTCTACCGCGGGCTTTTCCTGGAGGGGCTGGAGGTGGAGGCGAGCCCCGAATTCGCGGAATGGACGCGCTACCAGAGGACCCGCCTGCAGGAGGCGCAGCGCACGGTGCTGGCGGAGCGGGCCCGCCACGCCCCGCCGCAGGAGGCCGTGGCCCACTGGTTGCGGCTGCTGGCCGAGGACCCCCTCGACGCGGCCGCCTGCCGCGGCGCGATGACGGCCTACCTGCGCCTCGGAAAAACCGATAAGGCGCTCCAGCTCTACCGCGAACAGGCCGAGCTGCTCGAGCGCGAGCTGGGGCTGCCGCCCGAAGCCGAGACCCGGGCCCTGGCCCACCTCATCCGCAGCGGCGAGCGGCCCGCGCCCACCGGCGCGCCGCCCTTCGTCGGCCGCGAGCCCGAGCTGGGGCGGCTCGAGCAAGCGCTCGCCGCGGGGCAGGCGGTCTTCGTGACGGGCGAGCCCGGCATCGGCAAGACGCGGCTGCTGCTCGAGTTCGTCCGCGCCAAGGGGGTGGAGCCGTTTCTGCTGCGCGGCCGCCCCGGCGACGCCGCGGTGCCCTACGCGACGCTGGCCCGGGCCCTGCGCGAGTACCTGGAAGCGGGCTTCGACCCCGAACCCTGGGCCCGGCGCGAGCTGGCCCGCCTGCTCCCGGAGCTGGGCGAGGCGCCCCCGGAACCGAACCCCGCCCGGCTGCTGGCGGCGGTGGCGCAGGCCCTGGAACCCTTCAAGACCCCGGACCGGCTCTGGGGCATCGACGACCTGCAGTTCGTCGACCCGGCCAGCCTGGGGCTGGTCACCGGGCTGGCCCACCTCGTCGAGGACCGCGCCGGCATCGTGACCTACCGCCGCGGTCGGCTGGACCCGGCCGCGGCGGCCTGGATCGAAGACCGGCTCGCCTCCGGGCGGGCGATCGAGCTGACGCTCGAGCCGCTAAGGCCCGAGGCCGTGGCGCGCATGCTGGGCGTAGACGGCGAGCGGGCGCGGGCGCTCGCGGCCTACACCGGCGGCAATCCCTTTTTCCTCTCCCGCCTCCGCCACGGGGACCCCCAGACCGCGGACCTGCAGCAACTGGTGGCGCGGCGGCTGCGCCAGGCCTCGGCTCCGGCGCGGAAGCTGTGCCAGCTCGCCGCGGTGGCGGGTGCGGTCTACGCCCCCGCCCTGGCGGCCGCGGCGCTGGGGCTGCGGCCGCTGGCGCTGGCGGAGGCCTCCGACGAGCTCGAACAGCTGGGACTTTTCCGCAAGGGTCAGCCCGCGCACGACCTGGTCGTGGAGAGCGTGCTCGCCGAGCTTTCCGAGGCGACGCGGCGTCACCTGCACCTCATCGTCGCCGAGGCGCTCGAGCGCCTCCCGAAGGCGCCCCCTGCCGCCGTCGCGCTGCACTTCGAACAAGCCGGGTACCCCGGGCGCGCCACCCCCCACCACCTCGCCGCCGCACGAGCGGCCGAGCGCGTCTTCGCGTTCCGCGAAGCGCTCGCGCAGTACCGCCAGGCCATCGCGTCGGCCCCGCCGGAGGCGGCCCCGGACGTCGAGGTCGAGACGCTGGAGGCCCGCTACCGCATCCTCCTGGCCCTCCTCGACTGGAACGACGCCGAGCAGCTGCTGCGGCGCGCGGAAGAGCTGGCGCGCGCCCCCGAGCGGGAGGCGCTGCGCCCGGCCATCCGCCTCGGCTGGGCGGGGCTCCACTTCAACCGCTGGGAACTCGATCGGGCCGAAGCCATCGCCAACGAGCTGCTCGAAAGCGGCGGCCTCGAGCCGCGCCTGCGGGCCGAGGCGCTCTACATCCGTGCGGTCGCCGTCCAGGCCCGTGGCGAGCACCCCCGGGCCCTGGAAGACGTCGAGGCCGCCCTGGAGATGCATCCCGACCCAGCCTGGGCCTTTCACGGCTGGGCCCACAACACCGCCGCCATCAGCCACGTAGCCCTTGGCGAACTCGGGGCCGCCGAGGAGCACAACCGCGCCGCGCTGGCCCACTTCCGGCGCTGGGGCAACCTCGCGGGCGAGGCGAACGCGCACCGGGTCTTCGCCGAGATCGCCGCGGCCGCCGGCCGTTACGACGAGGCCGACCGTCTTCACGAGCAGGCGCTCGAGCAGGCGCGGCGCTCGGGCCACCGGGAGGTGCTGGGCTACGTGCTCGCCTCGGCGCTGCTGCACCACGAGCGGCTGGGGCGCACCGAGCGCGTACACGAGCTGGCGCGCGAAGGTGCTGAGCTGCAAGGCCCCTACCAGGAGTTCTTCCGGCAAAGGCTCGGCTGA
- a CDS encoding GGDEF domain-containing protein: MPMLSPRATSNPLERFLEASYWLTVVAALGVAVLLQLARGSFADFFLDALIAAWSVTLYFFPARRPHHRRFVHTLGLLPLFAYYVAQSPNLIPPSYRSEAFAVLAIFPINVASLTMGLPGALAALAVSAGTILYFFRWPDPAELFAMAWLLSALLGVSYHELLRRLEVYHERLHHQALRDALTGLGNRRAMEEDFARMQGLAQRTGRRLVLTLWDLDDLKGINDRHGHQAGDQALRDLAEALRHSTRRGDGVYRTGGDEFAGLHLDLRDPEALKERVRERFADVSVGWIDATAGDFEAAFRAADERLYREKARRNHAPG; the protein is encoded by the coding sequence ATGCCCATGCTTTCGCCCCGCGCGACCTCCAACCCTCTGGAGCGCTTCCTCGAGGCCTCGTACTGGCTCACGGTGGTCGCGGCGCTGGGCGTAGCCGTGCTGTTGCAGCTCGCCCGCGGCAGCTTCGCCGACTTCTTCCTCGACGCGCTGATCGCCGCCTGGAGCGTCACGCTCTACTTCTTCCCGGCCCGCCGCCCCCACCACCGCCGCTTCGTCCACACCCTCGGCCTGCTCCCCCTCTTCGCCTACTACGTGGCCCAGAGTCCCAACCTGATCCCCCCGTCGTACCGGAGCGAGGCCTTCGCGGTGCTGGCCATTTTTCCCATCAACGTCGCTTCTCTGACGATGGGGTTGCCCGGCGCGCTCGCGGCCCTGGCGGTGTCCGCGGGGACGATCCTCTACTTTTTCCGCTGGCCCGACCCGGCCGAGCTGTTCGCGATGGCCTGGCTCCTCTCGGCGCTGCTGGGGGTCAGCTACCACGAACTGCTGCGGCGCCTGGAGGTCTACCACGAGCGGCTGCACCACCAGGCGCTGCGCGACGCCCTCACCGGGCTGGGCAACCGGCGCGCCATGGAGGAGGACTTCGCCCGCATGCAGGGCCTGGCCCAGCGCACCGGCCGGCGGCTGGTGCTGACGCTGTGGGACCTCGACGACCTGAAGGGCATCAACGACCGCCACGGGCACCAGGCGGGGGACCAGGCGCTACGCGACCTGGCCGAGGCGCTGCGCCACTCCACCCGGCGCGGCGACGGGGTCTACCGCACCGGGGGCGACGAGTTCGCCGGGCTGCACCTGGACCTCAGGGACCCGGAGGCGCTGAAGGAGCGCGTGCGGGAGCGCTTCGCGGACGTTTCGGTGGGCTGGATCGACGCCACCGCGGGCGACTTCGAGGCCGCCTTCCGCGCCGCCGACGAGCGTCTCTACCGGGAGAAGGCCCGCCGCAACCATGCCCCGGGGTGA